In Dioscorea cayenensis subsp. rotundata cultivar TDr96_F1 unplaced genomic scaffold, TDr96_F1_v2_PseudoChromosome.rev07_lg8_w22 25.fasta BLBR01001640.1, whole genome shotgun sequence, the following proteins share a genomic window:
- the LOC120256784 gene encoding uncharacterized protein LOC120256784, with protein MNGAVTSPPELFYTHCGHREFGANPSLCLSSSLFRRGRRPDTRRRPPDRDFELSISIAEFSSRAFSSLNRILRTSEFRLRRVLSSGADAYNDLRTSVRVDRGNRIVFSCRRSSLDFVASLLLWSFVTVLAARVLVWLWRQLRFRGFGNWLVVRRDRSLGGREVVVGRRRVSVPVNPLSPSATRAELKIKERYQKNRLAKRDKLPHWWPEPITSQVASDRKEELQREANRLVRAIMDSRMNGMDYKEDDIIQLRQICRISGANVFFETTNVRDSFYRAAVVLVINNCIRIRQPDATPQIDGEDARRFISGLGGNIGLDNVHAARLVRAAVAAHTRSWILQCWAFEVQGKRSEAKEEISKICQIHRIFPFEENSPEMEMVASGLKKNLRIDQRKHLLNLFVEVCGAEGQKIAAEALDMMHLNGSEGDVVRYHPEL; from the exons ATGAACGGGGCAGTGACCTCCCCGCCGGAGCTCTTCTACACCCATTGCGGCCATCGTGAATTTGGTGCCAACCCCTCCCTCTGCCTTTCCTCCTCCCTCTTTCGCCGTGGCCGCCGCCCAGACACTCGCCGCCGTCCCCCAGACCGTGACTTCGAGCTCTCTATTTCCATCGCTGAATTCTCATCACGCGCCTTCTCCTCCCTGAATCGCATACTACGCACCTCCGAGTTCCGCTTGCGCCGCGTCCTCTCGTCCGGCGCTGATGCTTATAACGACCTCCGCACCTCCGTCCGCGTTGATCGAGGGAACCGCATCGTTTTCTCGTGCCGTAGATCATCGCTCGACTTTGTCGCTAGCCTGCTTCTATGGAGTTTCGTAACGGTcctggcggctagggttttggtgTGGCTGTGGCGGCAATTACGGTTTCGAGGGTTTGGGAATTGGTTGGTAGTGAGGAGGGATCGGAGTCTTGGTGGCAGAGAGGTTGTGGTTGGGAGGAGGAGGGTCAGCGTTCCAGTGAATCCTCTATCGCCGTCAGCTACAAGAGCTGAATTGAAAATCAAAGAAAGATATCAAAAGAATCGTTTGGCGAAGCGGGACAAGCTGCCGCATTGGTGGCCGGAGCCAATCACTTCGCAGGTTGCTTCTGATAGGAAGGAGGAGCTCCAGAGAGAAGCTAATAGATTGGTTCGAG CAATTATGGATAGCAGGATGAACGGAATGGATTATAAAGAGGATGATATAATTCAA CTTCGCCAGATTTGCAGGATTTCTGGTGCGAATGTCTTTTTTGAAACTACCAATGTGCGTGATTCATTCTATCGAGCTGCTGTGGTTCTTGTTATCAATAATTGCATCAG AATAAGACAGCCCGATGCCACTCCTCAAATTGATGGTGAGGATGCCAGGCGATTTATTTCTGGGCTTGGTGGTAACATTGGGCTTGATAATGTTCATGCTGCTAGACTTGTTCGTGCAGCTGTTGCGGCTCACACACGTTCATGGATTTTGCAATGTTGG GCATTTGAAGTTCAAGGAAAACGATCTGAAGCAAAGGAGGAAATATCAAAGATATGTCAAATCCATCGAATTTTCCCTTTTGAAGAAAATTCT CCTGAAATGGAGATGGTGGCAAGTGGCCTCAAGAAAAATTTAAGAATAGATCAAAGGAAACATTTGCTAAATCTGTTTGTTGAAGTTTGTGGTGCTGAAGGTCAGAAAATTGCAGCAGAAGCTCTTGATATG ATGCATCTAAATGGATCTGAAGGGGATGTTGTGAGGTATCACCCTGAGTTGTGA